The Elaeis guineensis isolate ETL-2024a chromosome 5, EG11, whole genome shotgun sequence DNA segment aaacataaTGCCATGTGCAGCTACCTAACCGGTAGctgcatacttttttttttttttgaccttctCAACAACATTTTTttaagtgcaaaaaaaaaaaaaaaaaaaaaaaaaccatgtcCAACTGGtagctgcattttttttttttttttcgttgttgttgttgttgtttttttgacCTTCTCAATCGAAGATGCATATGGACCACTACatagcatcataaaagattcaaTTAGCCAATGAAAAGAATCATCTTTAGAtgcaaaaatctttttttctttttttttttcaatttaaaattttcagcTTATTAACTTCTTCTTGAAATACTTGTATTTCCACACTTATAAAAATAACATATCTCGAGCAGTAGCCAGTAGTCCGCATTGATATCCTGCTGTCCTGCATATGAAATGATGCCGTATTCTTGTCTCCTGGAAATACTTGCATTTACACACTTATAAAAATAACATATCTTAAGCAGTGGTCTGCATTGAAATCCTGCTGTCCTGCGTATGAAATGATGCCGTATTCTTGCATGGATGTTGCTTCCTTCGCTTTCTTCTCACGTCTTCATGCCATCTTCTCAAGACTTTTCTTGTTCTATCTTCAAGCAAGGATCTCTTGAAGTCTGAGCCCATCTGATATAGAAGATACACAGCTAAAGTCTCAAATTGTAAGATTTTAAAGGGATCTTTAGTAAGCTATCATGATAAGTTCTAACCCAAGCATGATCTCAATCCATGTATGAGTAGGACATCAAGATCTTAAAAGATGAATATATATTAAAGTGGATATTGATCTATTGAATAATTACCTGAGATACAAGTGCATACATGGGAAGAACCATGTAACTAGAAAGGAATTGAACAACCACCCTGAGGTATGAAAGATAAAGGTTAGATTCCATAAGACAAGAAGTCTTAAACTAATCATTTGCAAATCTCAAAAATAAACTGAATCATTTGAAAGAGAAACTTATGGATGAATTTGACTTACGCTATTGTTACCCTTGCTATGGTAATCCCCAAGTTTTCGTGGTAACAAGATTTCAAACCAAATTCATACTGGAAAAGTAGAAATAAATTGGTTAAATTTACTAACAACAAAATGCTGACCTAACATAAAGGGAAGCCTAGAGACTGCATACCCAGATCCAAATGAAGAATGTGAACTCAAAGGCATTCTGTGCAAATAAAAATTAGGTAGAGTAAGCATTATAAACTTTGAGTAGCAGCAGCACATGCAAGCCATAAATGATAAGCAAGTAGTAACTGAAGtcatttccttttttttctgAAGGTGAATCACAATAAATGGAGAAAATTGCATATGTGAGTGAAGGTGCAAGCGAGGTAAATATTCGTTAGTTCTATACCCACAAAAATTTTATGGTGGACATACTTCAGTACATCTCAGGAGGTACAGGATAGCTGTAGGCTGGAATAAATATATAAATGCTAATTATAGcttgagaaaaaaatgaaaggtgTCCTTAGGTGACAAGATTTATGGTATTTATACATTGTTGCATAGCAGGCATTACCATTCGGAATCAAGAAATACCTGAAAAAAAGTTAAATGGAGAAGCAATAGGACCAATCTAGGTTTGCCAAACCAGAAAAGATCATCATTTGGTTGCACTGGAGGCGCTCCTATTACAGTCCTTTGCTTGTCTAGTTGAAGAGCCATTTCCATAATGATCATATGGAGCTTTGTTCCCACAGATAATACAATCTATTTGAAGCAAACACAAGCTACTGAGAatttcttctttttaaaaaaaaaaaaaaaaatcaatgcaaTAGATTTCTGTCAGCTTATACTTACAACTAAAGGCAGGAAGGATAGCCAAAAGTATGAATACCATCCTAGAAATATTTCAAACAAGTAAGAACAATGTACataagaaatcaaaaagaaaaaaaaaaaaggatatttaAAGAGTAAACTGATCCTCACCGTGGATATCAATAAGCATGAAAATGACCATCAGGAACCACATGAAAGGGCTgtcagagaaaaaaaatttccGTTTATGAGATAGCTTACTAACCTCACAAGAAAATATACTCAAGACAAAACTTACAAGTGAAGTTACTACTTTATCAGTACCTGATTCTGATCACAGTTTTGAAGTCATCATCCAATGATCTTTTGATGTACTTCTGGAAATTAAACGTTTTGTGCCTGGAGAAGTGAGCCTGCATTTTGTAGCCAACAATTTGATCCGATCATCGTAAGCGACGCTTTATCAAATTCAATATATTAACTGCAAAATGTTCCTAATTCAGAGTTCTTCTTACCGATATGAAACCATTGCGCAATGTGAGATAATCAACTTTATCTACTGAATCATAGAATTGCCTAAAGAAGCATCTCTGTTCATTTCACAATTATTAGTTCCAATTTATGCTGTCAAACACTACAAAACAGTTCTGCACAAACTTACAGCCCACGTATAAACAGAAGTTGTCGTCCACAGATTTATATGTCTTCTTCCGAATGAAGTCTCCCTTGTGAATCGAAACCTCATTGGGTCTGCATTAATATACATTCGATCAACACTCTTTTTCCCCTCCCTGAAGTGGCATATAAGCAGTGTTTGTGAATGTAGTTCTTGGAAAGAACTACATTAGAATGAGATTATCCCTTTATAGGACCAATCAACTTAAGAAATCATGCAAACTctagtatcatttttttttttttctttgtagtgTATCTGAGTTAATTTATGAACCAAAACTTTGCAAGTATACAAAAAATAAATCCTTCATATCTGGAAAGATATATGAACCATGCGATGCACACACCTCGAATTAGTTCAGCATTTAGGTGTGTCAATCACATGGCCGAACAGATCCGCTTTCGGAGTTCCAAATGAAGTCAAGGGATTGACTTAGCTTAATAAATGAGGAAAGAAATGTTAGGTGAACAACCTCCTACTGAATTGTCCAGTTGTAAGGACACATCCCTCAACTATAGTGGCCATCATGGAAGAACTCCTCTTTGAAGGTTCCATGGACTCACATTAACACTCTACAAAGATAATTTCCTCTGCTTTCTGGAAATAAACAGAATTACTGACCATTGGCAACCTGGTACGCAGTTGTCGCTGTCTCCTTCTCCCAAGCTTTCCAACGCCTCATCTGCCATTAAAAAACACAAGATAAAACATTACTAACAGCATGGAACACCA contains these protein-coding regions:
- the LOC105045820 gene encoding MLO-like protein 3, with product MEFSLEHTPTWAAATLFFFTIFISYILKCSIDATGTWLKRRHKISLYDAIDKLKEELMILGLLSLILAVVQRPISYICIPTTAADFMLPCSKVHDNKTNSSSSGHCASQGMVSLVSQQGIHQLHIFIFVLAVVHVLCGVVTMVLGRAKMRRWKAWEKETATTAYQVANDPMRFRFTRETSFGRRHINLWTTTSVYTWARCFFRQFYDSVDKVDYLTLRNGFISAHFSRHKTFNFQKYIKRSLDDDFKTVIRISPFMWFLMVIFMLIDIHGWYSYFWLSFLPLVIVLSVGTKLHMIIMEMALQLDKQRTVIGAPPVQPNDDLFWFGKPRLVLLLLHLTFFQNAFEFTFFIWIWYEFGLKSCYHENLGITIARVTIAVVVQFLSSYMVLPMYALVSQMGSDFKRSLLEDRTRKVLRRWHEDVRRKRRKQHPCKNTASFHTQDSRISMQTTA